In the genome of Saprospira sp. CCB-QB6, one region contains:
- a CDS encoding energy transducer TonB, protein MLLGFLSNDFLMASIMVSGSQIVISLVLLIAVAAGAIFGYKSYLAKQSEKLMQAKVDAKDANYSAITRKYEEVNVFKHSPTVYRAGLACSLFVVFLALNWTQTEWEEFAFEEETVIESEEILIDVPNTPPPPPPPPPPPPPPPPPTQVQIDDTKPEPPPEPPSQDDEQQDLEGDKDGKKGSKGTPPPPPPPPPPPPPPPPPKAPEVFEFVEQFPRFPGCEDENKTDAEMKQCADLKLRAYLGKKAGYPAMARENGIEGTVYVRYIVLEDGRIANVEVVRDMTGGGGLAEAALRAVKSMNSMKERWTPGRQRGNPVRVRMVVPIKFQLN, encoded by the coding sequence ATGCTGTTAGGATTCCTCTCTAACGACTTTCTGATGGCGAGCATTATGGTCTCTGGAAGCCAAATTGTAATTAGCCTTGTTTTGCTAATTGCTGTGGCCGCTGGAGCTATCTTTGGCTATAAATCGTACTTGGCTAAGCAGAGCGAAAAACTCATGCAAGCAAAAGTAGATGCTAAAGATGCCAATTACTCGGCTATCACTAGAAAGTATGAGGAGGTGAATGTGTTTAAACACTCGCCCACGGTGTACCGGGCAGGTTTGGCATGTTCGCTCTTTGTGGTCTTCTTGGCGCTAAACTGGACTCAAACCGAATGGGAAGAGTTTGCTTTTGAGGAGGAAACGGTGATTGAATCAGAAGAAATTCTGATCGATGTGCCTAACACGCCACCACCTCCGCCTCCGCCACCGCCACCCCCCCCACCACCACCTCCGCCCACACAGGTACAAATTGATGATACTAAACCTGAACCTCCACCTGAGCCACCATCTCAGGATGATGAGCAGCAGGATTTAGAAGGTGATAAGGATGGTAAAAAAGGAAGCAAAGGAACTCCGCCGCCTCCTCCTCCCCCTCCACCACCGCCCCCCCCACCACCTCCACCCAAAGCCCCAGAGGTTTTTGAATTTGTGGAGCAGTTTCCTCGCTTCCCTGGTTGTGAGGATGAAAATAAGACGGATGCAGAAATGAAGCAGTGTGCTGATTTGAAACTCCGCGCTTATTTGGGCAAAAAAGCGGGTTATCCTGCTATGGCTCGCGAAAATGGCATTGAAGGAACCGTTTACGTTCGTTATATCGTACTAGAAGATGGCCGTATCGCCAATGTTGAAGTCGTTCGCGACATGACAGGCGGTGGAGGACTAGCTGAAGCTGCTCTCCGTGCTGTAAAAAGTATGAACAGTATGAAGGAAAGATGGACTCCTGGTCGCCAAAGAGGTAATCCCGTACGCGTGCGTATGGTTGTACCAATCAAGTTCCAATTGAACTAA
- the gcvH gene encoding glycine cleavage system protein GcvH codes for MNIPENLKYSKDHEWVRLEGEFAFVGITDFAQSELGDIVYVDISEEGEDLDADEIFGSVEAVKTVSDLMMPISGEVVEVNEGLEDSPELVNSDPYGEGWMVKIKVRDAAEMDDLMDAAAYNAAINA; via the coding sequence ATGAACATTCCAGAAAATCTGAAGTACAGTAAGGACCACGAATGGGTTCGCCTAGAAGGGGAGTTCGCTTTTGTTGGTATTACTGATTTTGCCCAGTCTGAACTCGGAGATATCGTTTATGTTGATATTTCTGAAGAAGGGGAGGACCTAGACGCTGATGAAATCTTTGGCTCTGTAGAAGCTGTGAAAACAGTTTCGGACCTGATGATGCCCATTAGCGGAGAGGTGGTAGAAGTTAACGAAGGCCTAGAAGATAGCCCCGAGTTAGTCAACTCTGATCCCTATGGCGAAGGCTGGATGGTTAAAATCAAAGTTCGGGATGCTGCCGAAATGGATGATTTGATGGATGCCGCTGCTTATAACGCAGCAATCAATGCCTAA
- the ychF gene encoding redox-regulated ATPase YchF has protein sequence MALQCGIVGLPNVGKSTLFNALTQAGALAANYPFATKDPNVGVVTVPDYRLDKLEEIVQPQKTVPTTVEIVDIAGLIRGASKGEGLGNQFLANIREVNAIMHVVRCFDDGNVTHVDGGVNPVRDKETIDLELIFKDMETLEKRKQRLQKLAKALDRTVLRQLKIVEDLIAHLEQEQPARSFGELDSEDDEKFFKELQLLTAKPIIYICNVDEASVLTGNEHTEKFKAAVAKENAEVILVSAAIEADIAELEEEEERQEFLSDMGLEEPGVNRVVRACYNLLELITYFTAGEKEVRAWTIRRGTKAPQAAGIIHSDIERGFIKARTVAYDKFVELGGWKGAQEVGAMRQEGKEYVVQDGDLLEFMHNT, from the coding sequence ATGGCTCTTCAATGTGGTATTGTAGGTTTGCCCAATGTGGGAAAATCGACACTCTTCAACGCACTCACTCAGGCTGGCGCACTAGCGGCCAACTATCCTTTTGCCACCAAAGATCCCAATGTTGGGGTGGTTACTGTTCCCGATTATCGTTTGGACAAGCTAGAGGAAATTGTTCAACCCCAAAAAACGGTTCCTACTACAGTAGAGATTGTGGATATTGCGGGCCTCATCCGTGGTGCGAGTAAAGGCGAAGGCCTTGGCAACCAGTTTTTGGCTAACATCCGTGAAGTAAATGCAATTATGCATGTTGTGCGTTGTTTTGATGATGGAAACGTAACGCATGTTGACGGTGGAGTAAATCCTGTTCGCGATAAAGAAACCATTGATTTGGAATTGATTTTCAAGGATATGGAAACTTTAGAGAAGCGCAAACAGCGGCTACAAAAATTGGCCAAAGCGCTTGATCGTACGGTTTTGCGCCAACTCAAAATTGTAGAAGACTTAATTGCACATTTGGAGCAAGAGCAACCTGCTCGTTCTTTTGGTGAGTTAGATAGCGAAGATGACGAAAAATTCTTCAAAGAATTGCAATTGCTCACAGCTAAGCCCATTATTTATATTTGTAATGTAGATGAGGCTTCTGTTTTGACAGGCAATGAGCATACGGAGAAATTTAAGGCGGCTGTAGCCAAAGAAAATGCGGAAGTAATTCTCGTTTCTGCTGCAATTGAGGCAGATATTGCTGAACTAGAAGAGGAAGAAGAGCGTCAGGAATTTTTGTCTGATATGGGCCTCGAAGAACCTGGTGTTAACCGTGTTGTTCGCGCTTGTTACAACCTACTTGAGCTCATTACTTATTTTACAGCTGGAGAGAAAGAAGTACGTGCTTGGACCATTCGCAGAGGAACTAAAGCACCTCAAGCGGCTGGAATTATCCACTCTGATATTGAAAGAGGATTTATTAAGGCTCGTACCGTAGCTTATGATAAATTTGTAGAGCTCGGTGGCTGGAAAGGAGCCCAAGAAGTGGGAGCTATGCGTCAAGAAGGCAAAGAATATGTAGTTCAAGATGGTGACCTTCTTGAGTTTATGCATAATACCTAG
- a CDS encoding VanZ family protein has translation MPKRLFSLAYFFALIALVLLSLWPLQLPAGLNGLGWDKLAHFLFYFGLLLLGNSVWRQKRNNLYFSFALGLLLECLQDLSPYRQFDYGDLVANTLGALAGYYLLRKYFMFQ, from the coding sequence ATGCCTAAGCGACTTTTTTCCTTAGCCTACTTTTTTGCCCTTATTGCTCTGGTCCTACTTTCACTTTGGCCACTGCAATTGCCCGCTGGCTTAAATGGCTTGGGTTGGGACAAATTAGCTCACTTTCTTTTTTATTTCGGCCTGCTGCTTTTGGGCAATAGCGTTTGGAGACAAAAAAGAAATAACCTCTATTTTAGCTTCGCCTTAGGCCTTCTCTTAGAATGTTTACAAGACTTAAGCCCTTACCGTCAATTTGACTACGGGGATTTAGTTGCAAATACATTAGGTGCCTTGGCCGGCTATTACTTGTTAAGGAAATATTTCATGTTTCAATAA
- a CDS encoding 3-oxoacyl-ACP synthase III family protein, translating into MCAYYSKIVGTGSCEPQVVVPNKYFTDYQFYKANGEKNLKKPEQIVAKLAEISGITERRYAQEHINTSDLAYLAAKDALESSGIDGESLDHIIVAHNFGDVHSKTHYTDMLPNVAAKVKQKLGIINSDCVAYDILFGCPSWVQAVIQADYYLRSGDAKRVLVVGADIMSRVLDPHDLDSMLFGDGAGAVILERFESEEPAGILCHKTVTDSVQGANFLYMDGSYNEEAEERLFVKMNGRSVYKYAMEKVPTAMDSCLKKANVDIADLKQILIHQANEKMIRQLCKKLYSMHDREMPETVFPLTVGKWGNSSAATVPMLLDHILKGKLEGHQIEAGDHIILASVGGGMHANCIVYKHV; encoded by the coding sequence ATGTGTGCATACTATAGTAAGATTGTGGGAACAGGTTCTTGTGAACCTCAAGTGGTGGTCCCTAATAAATATTTTACCGACTACCAATTTTATAAAGCCAATGGCGAGAAGAATTTGAAGAAGCCAGAGCAAATTGTAGCCAAATTGGCGGAAATTTCTGGTATTACGGAACGTCGTTATGCTCAAGAGCACATCAACACCTCTGATTTAGCTTATTTAGCGGCCAAAGATGCTTTGGAGAGTTCGGGGATTGATGGAGAAAGTTTGGACCATATTATTGTGGCCCATAATTTTGGTGATGTTCATTCGAAGACGCATTATACCGATATGTTACCCAATGTTGCGGCTAAGGTCAAGCAAAAACTGGGGATTATCAATTCGGACTGTGTGGCTTATGATATTTTGTTTGGTTGTCCGAGTTGGGTTCAGGCTGTCATTCAGGCTGATTATTATTTGCGTTCGGGCGATGCCAAGCGCGTTTTGGTTGTTGGTGCTGATATTATGTCTAGAGTACTTGATCCGCATGATTTAGACTCTATGCTTTTTGGTGATGGTGCTGGTGCGGTTATTTTGGAGCGTTTTGAATCTGAGGAGCCTGCGGGAATTCTTTGTCATAAAACGGTAACAGATAGTGTACAGGGCGCCAACTTCTTGTACATGGATGGTTCTTATAATGAAGAGGCGGAAGAGCGTCTGTTTGTAAAAATGAATGGTCGATCTGTTTATAAATATGCCATGGAAAAAGTGCCTACGGCGATGGATAGTTGTTTAAAAAAGGCGAATGTAGATATTGCCGATCTCAAGCAAATATTGATTCATCAGGCCAATGAAAAAATGATTCGTCAATTGTGCAAAAAGCTATACAGCATGCATGATCGCGAAATGCCTGAAACTGTTTTTCCGCTTACTGTGGGCAAATGGGGAAATAGTTCGGCGGCCACGGTACCGATGTTGTTGGATCACATTCTGAAAGGAAAGTTAGAAGGTCATCAAATTGAGGCGGGCGATCATATTATTTTGGCCTCTGTAGGAGGTGGGATGCATGCTAACTGCATCGTTTATAAACATGTTTAA
- a CDS encoding endonuclease/exonuclease/phosphatase family protein, giving the protein MHALFKLPVLALGLCFLALQQPLSAQDYQVAPIGFYNLENLFDTLDTPDKRDEEFTPQGRNKYNTEVYQSKMANLSKVISEMATDITPDGVVIMGISEIENRKVLEDLVVQPKLKDRNYKIIHEESPDARGIDVALIYNPRYFRELSHKTLAVNFPRDEGDGTYHSRDILWVEGILGGTDTMHIFVNHWPSRRGGEKRSSPRREHAAQQCKQVIDSLININPNTKIFITGDFNDDPISPSIKNVLQAKGKKKDVQTGELFNPMWKKYKKGNGTLAWNDSWNLFDQTIISSAFLNKKQEGFFFQKAVVFRKSYLFQKEGRFKNAPKRTYSFGTFIGGYSDHLPVYSVFLRAVQR; this is encoded by the coding sequence ATGCACGCTCTCTTTAAACTTCCTGTTTTGGCCCTAGGCCTTTGCTTTCTAGCTTTGCAACAACCGCTTAGCGCCCAAGACTATCAGGTGGCGCCCATCGGCTTTTACAATCTTGAAAACCTTTTTGATACCCTAGATACACCCGATAAACGAGACGAAGAGTTTACGCCTCAGGGACGTAATAAATACAATACAGAGGTCTACCAATCTAAAATGGCTAATCTCTCTAAGGTAATTAGCGAAATGGCCACCGATATTACCCCCGATGGAGTAGTCATTATGGGCATTTCCGAAATTGAAAACCGTAAGGTGTTAGAGGACCTCGTCGTTCAACCCAAATTGAAAGATCGCAATTACAAAATTATCCATGAAGAATCGCCCGATGCTCGTGGAATTGATGTGGCCTTAATTTATAATCCTCGCTATTTCCGTGAGCTCAGTCACAAAACCTTGGCCGTGAATTTTCCTCGCGACGAAGGCGACGGCACTTACCACTCTCGCGATATTCTTTGGGTAGAAGGTATTTTGGGTGGAACGGATACCATGCACATTTTTGTCAATCACTGGCCCTCTCGCCGTGGCGGAGAAAAACGCTCTTCTCCCCGCCGCGAACATGCCGCACAACAATGTAAACAGGTGATCGACTCGCTAATCAATATTAACCCCAATACGAAGATCTTTATCACAGGTGACTTTAACGACGATCCGATTAGCCCTTCTATCAAAAATGTATTGCAAGCCAAAGGCAAGAAGAAGGATGTACAAACAGGTGAACTGTTTAATCCCATGTGGAAAAAATACAAGAAAGGAAACGGCACTTTGGCCTGGAACGATAGCTGGAACCTTTTTGACCAAACAATTATCTCTTCGGCTTTCCTCAATAAAAAACAAGAGGGCTTTTTCTTCCAAAAAGCTGTGGTTTTCCGCAAAAGCTACCTTTTCCAAAAAGAAGGACGATTCAAAAATGCCCCAAAACGAACCTACTCTTTTGGCACTTTCATTGGCGGATATAGCGACCACCTTCCCGTTTATAGCGTTTTCCTTCGTGCTGTACAACGATAA
- a CDS encoding AMP-binding protein gives MSAVEKRWLKNYPQGVPHEIDFGGYTSLVGLVNDNLKKYANRPAFRSFVGSSEKMLTFGEIDQLSKQFAAYLQNEMGLKPGDRLALMMPNLLQYPIALFAAMRAGLTIVNTNPLYTAREIQHQFHDAGVTAVVIAENFAAELEKVIDKTGVKRNKVIVVSIGEMFGGFKGWLINFAVRKLKKMVPKYNLAGHIKFKKALNQGNASQLKMASGGQLDDVICLQYTGGTTGVAKGAELTNKNMLANVFQVEGWINSANLKEGDERILTPLPLYHIFSFTVNLLCLGTSFGACNVLVVNPRDLPAVVDIMKKTQPSVMTGVNTLFNALLNNEEFTQLDFSKLQIVIGGAMAIQKPVAEKWKKVTGSTLTEGYGMTEASPVVSVNPLYDEGRIGTIGLPIPSTELRICDEDNNPLPLGEAGEIQVRGPQVMKGYLNRPEDTAKTIVEDGWLRTGDVGVMDEDGFVKIVDRIKDMILVSGFNVYPNEIEEVLAAHPKVLEVAAVGVPDPKSTEAVKVFVVKKDPSLTEEELRAFSKENFTGYKKPKHYEFREELPKTNVGKILRRALRDEAKKA, from the coding sequence ATGTCTGCTGTAGAAAAACGATGGCTGAAAAATTACCCTCAAGGCGTTCCTCATGAAATCGATTTTGGGGGATATACGAGCTTAGTCGGATTGGTTAATGATAACCTGAAAAAATATGCGAACCGTCCTGCTTTTAGAAGCTTTGTGGGCAGTTCGGAAAAAATGCTCACTTTTGGAGAAATTGATCAGCTGTCTAAGCAGTTTGCAGCTTATTTGCAAAATGAAATGGGCCTTAAGCCTGGTGATCGCTTGGCGTTGATGATGCCCAACCTTCTACAGTATCCTATTGCGTTGTTTGCGGCTATGCGTGCGGGGTTGACGATTGTGAACACTAATCCACTTTATACGGCTCGTGAAATTCAACACCAATTTCACGATGCAGGCGTAACAGCGGTTGTCATTGCCGAAAACTTTGCGGCAGAGCTGGAAAAGGTGATTGATAAAACAGGGGTGAAGCGTAATAAAGTTATAGTGGTGAGCATTGGCGAAATGTTTGGCGGTTTTAAGGGCTGGTTGATCAATTTTGCCGTGCGCAAGCTCAAAAAAATGGTTCCTAAATATAATTTGGCGGGCCATATTAAGTTTAAAAAGGCCTTGAATCAAGGCAATGCTAGCCAACTCAAAATGGCTAGTGGGGGCCAACTCGATGATGTGATTTGCCTACAATATACGGGCGGAACAACTGGGGTGGCTAAAGGGGCTGAGCTGACTAATAAAAATATGTTGGCCAATGTTTTCCAAGTAGAAGGCTGGATCAATAGTGCAAACCTCAAGGAAGGCGATGAGCGAATTTTAACGCCTTTGCCTTTGTACCATATTTTCTCTTTTACGGTAAACTTGCTTTGTTTGGGTACCTCTTTTGGCGCCTGCAATGTTTTGGTGGTAAATCCCAGAGATTTACCTGCAGTGGTCGATATCATGAAAAAAACGCAGCCTTCTGTGATGACTGGGGTGAACACTTTGTTCAATGCGCTTTTGAATAATGAAGAATTTACGCAACTCGATTTTTCTAAGTTGCAAATTGTTATTGGTGGCGCTATGGCTATCCAAAAACCTGTGGCCGAAAAATGGAAAAAAGTCACGGGTTCTACTTTGACCGAAGGTTACGGCATGACTGAAGCCTCTCCTGTAGTTTCTGTGAATCCCCTCTATGATGAGGGCCGAATTGGCACTATCGGCTTGCCTATTCCCTCTACCGAATTGCGCATTTGCGATGAAGATAATAATCCCTTGCCCTTGGGGGAAGCTGGAGAAATTCAGGTTCGTGGTCCCCAAGTGATGAAAGGTTACCTCAATCGCCCAGAAGATACTGCCAAAACAATTGTGGAAGATGGCTGGCTGCGTACAGGTGATGTAGGGGTTATGGATGAAGATGGTTTTGTCAAAATTGTGGACCGCATTAAGGACATGATTTTAGTTTCGGGCTTTAATGTTTATCCCAACGAAATTGAAGAGGTGCTTGCCGCTCATCCCAAAGTTTTGGAAGTAGCCGCAGTAGGCGTTCCTGATCCCAAATCAACAGAAGCGGTTAAGGTTTTTGTGGTGAAAAAAGATCCTTCTTTGACGGAAGAGGAACTCCGCGCTTTCTCTAAAGAGAATTTTACGGGCTATAAAAAACCCAAGCATTACGAATTTAGAGAGGAATTGCCCAAAACCAATGTGGGGAAAATCCTTCGCCGCGCCTTGAGAGATGAGGCCAAAAAGGCATAA
- a CDS encoding TonB-dependent receptor, translating into MMQNLKTSSLFMLLFGLLSFSAIAQNGGLRGTLLDEETGMPIPFTPVYLNNGEYNALSGDDGFYTIANVPAGSYQVKCRSLGYDSLVIDVEIEAGKFITVNLNMKPSAQEVDIVTVDADKEKAQNTVRVSVVQITSKDIKRLPSTGGEADIAQYLQVIPGVVFTGDQGGQFYIRGGAPVQNKILLDGMTISNAFHSIGFFSVFETELIRSADVYTGGFSAKYGGRSSAIVDIRTRDGNKKRTAGMISINPFVAKALLEGPIIPLGENGGNTLSYFVTAKHSYLNRSSELFYKPILSRDGSAVSDSTLPYSFTDFHAKLSFNAANGSRLNAYGFSHNDVANFGDVAKYKWNSAGGGLNFRIVPGAAKIIMDGTLAYSVYGSDFEEGDGSRERRSDITNFNANFNFTYYMGLSRELNYGLEFNRIGTDFAFVNNNGIPIGQTQSNTEVAGYVRYQGRFGNLVIEPSLRAQYYASLGEFRAEPRLGLKYNITENIRIKMAGGMYSQNLISSVDERDVVNLFVGFLGGPDQQVYRITGYNEASQSPIYEATTSKLQTSIHAIGGLEFDAGKYLVFNVEPYIKWFPQIIGLNRNRTADTDQLQPTYIAEEGKAYGLDLSGTYEKDQLYLYLAYSLGHVRRDDGLQEFPAHFDRRHNLNFVGSYKLKLKSLPEDLTDEQRRHRTEYPLEISLRWNLGSGFPFTQTQGFFTNYTFQNGINSNYITDNTDPSTELGVLYSDELNGGRLPYYHRLDFSATYTFDLGRYSKLLLNASVTNVYDRANIFYFDRIRYERVNQLPIMPALGAVLKF; encoded by the coding sequence ATGATGCAAAATTTAAAAACAAGCAGCTTATTTATGCTGCTTTTTGGTCTCCTATCATTTAGCGCAATAGCTCAAAATGGAGGACTAAGGGGAACGCTCCTAGATGAAGAGACGGGAATGCCCATACCATTTACTCCAGTTTACCTAAATAATGGAGAATATAATGCTCTTTCAGGAGATGATGGCTTTTATACAATCGCTAATGTACCCGCAGGGAGCTACCAAGTCAAATGCCGAAGCTTAGGCTATGATAGCCTAGTCATTGATGTAGAAATTGAGGCAGGAAAATTTATCACAGTCAATTTAAACATGAAGCCCTCGGCTCAAGAAGTAGACATTGTTACTGTAGATGCGGATAAGGAAAAGGCCCAAAATACTGTGCGTGTCTCTGTTGTACAAATAACATCAAAAGATATCAAACGCCTGCCTTCTACTGGTGGCGAAGCCGATATCGCACAGTATTTACAAGTCATCCCCGGAGTAGTTTTTACTGGAGACCAAGGCGGACAGTTTTATATCCGTGGTGGAGCCCCCGTACAAAATAAAATCCTCTTGGATGGAATGACGATTTCTAACGCCTTCCACTCCATCGGCTTTTTCTCCGTTTTCGAAACCGAACTCATCCGTAGCGCAGATGTCTATACCGGCGGATTTAGCGCCAAATATGGCGGCCGCTCATCTGCTATTGTAGATATCCGAACTCGTGACGGAAATAAGAAGCGCACAGCAGGAATGATTAGTATCAACCCCTTTGTCGCTAAAGCTTTACTCGAAGGACCAATTATTCCCTTGGGCGAAAATGGAGGCAATACCTTGTCTTATTTTGTTACTGCTAAACACTCTTACCTCAATCGCAGCTCCGAACTATTCTATAAACCTATCCTAAGCCGCGATGGATCTGCAGTCTCTGATAGCACACTGCCTTATAGCTTTACCGATTTTCACGCAAAATTGTCCTTTAATGCTGCTAACGGTAGCCGCCTAAATGCTTATGGCTTTAGCCATAATGATGTAGCCAACTTTGGCGATGTGGCCAAATATAAATGGAACTCTGCCGGGGGAGGACTTAATTTCCGTATCGTTCCAGGTGCCGCCAAAATTATTATGGACGGTACTTTGGCTTATTCTGTCTATGGCTCTGACTTTGAAGAAGGTGACGGCAGCCGAGAACGCCGTAGCGATATTACAAACTTTAACGCTAATTTTAATTTTACCTATTATATGGGCCTCTCTAGAGAGCTCAATTACGGATTGGAATTCAATCGTATCGGTACCGACTTTGCCTTTGTCAATAATAACGGAATTCCTATTGGCCAAACTCAATCTAATACCGAAGTAGCCGGTTATGTCCGCTACCAAGGCCGATTTGGCAACTTAGTTATCGAACCAAGCCTCCGGGCTCAATATTACGCCTCTCTAGGAGAGTTCAGAGCAGAACCTCGCCTAGGCCTCAAGTATAATATTACCGAAAATATTCGGATTAAAATGGCCGGCGGAATGTACTCACAAAACCTTATTAGCTCTGTCGATGAACGTGATGTAGTTAACCTGTTTGTCGGCTTCTTAGGTGGCCCAGATCAACAGGTCTACCGAATTACAGGCTATAACGAGGCCAGCCAATCCCCAATCTATGAAGCAACAACCTCCAAGTTGCAAACCTCTATCCACGCTATCGGAGGACTGGAATTTGACGCAGGCAAATATCTTGTCTTTAATGTAGAACCCTACATCAAATGGTTCCCCCAAATTATTGGACTCAACCGCAACCGTACCGCAGATACCGATCAACTACAACCTACCTATATTGCCGAAGAAGGAAAAGCCTATGGCTTAGATCTTTCTGGTACCTATGAAAAAGATCAACTTTACCTCTACTTAGCCTACTCCTTAGGCCACGTTCGCCGCGATGATGGCCTCCAAGAGTTCCCGGCCCACTTTGACCGCCGCCATAACCTCAACTTTGTAGGCTCTTATAAACTAAAGCTAAAGTCTTTACCCGAAGATCTCACCGACGAACAACGCCGTCACCGAACGGAATATCCCCTCGAAATCTCTCTTCGCTGGAACCTCGGCTCAGGATTTCCCTTTACCCAGACACAAGGGTTCTTTACTAACTATACTTTCCAAAACGGAATCAACAGTAATTACATTACAGACAATACGGATCCCAGCACTGAATTGGGCGTTCTATACAGCGATGAACTCAACGGCGGCCGCCTCCCATATTATCACCGCCTCGATTTCTCGGCTACCTATACCTTCGATTTGGGCCGCTACAGCAAATTATTACTCAACGCTAGTGTAACTAATGTATACGATCGAGCTAATATTTTCTACTTCGATCGCATTCGCTACGAAAGAGTGAATCAATTGCCCATTATGCCCGCTTTAGGCGCTGTGCTCAAGTTCTAA